The following are encoded in a window of Cardinium endosymbiont cEper1 of Encarsia pergandiella genomic DNA:
- a CDS encoding AAA family ATPase yields the protein MIYVIGGIKGGSGKSTIATNLAVLMAKKFKDILLIDADDQQSSSDFTVFRSETMKDKLDYTSIQLSDRTVRDQTIKLKSKYEHIIIDTGGRDTTSQRAATSIANIYLVPFVPRSFDIWTLEKVSILIEEMRIINPNLRSFSFLNKADFSGQDNNEAADFLKENKTLEFIDICIGNRKSFPNASSKGLAITETKPKDVKAIQEFNDLFNFLVSISLD from the coding sequence ATGATATATGTAATAGGTGGTATTAAAGGAGGATCTGGTAAATCTACTATTGCTACAAATTTAGCAGTTTTAATGGCTAAAAAATTCAAAGATATTCTTTTAATTGATGCAGACGATCAACAAAGTTCTTCTGATTTTACTGTATTTAGAAGTGAAACAATGAAAGATAAATTGGATTATACATCCATTCAGTTATCAGATAGAACAGTTCGTGATCAAACAATAAAGTTAAAATCAAAGTATGAACATATTATCATTGATACAGGTGGTAGGGATACTACTAGTCAACGCGCTGCTACAAGCATCGCTAATATTTACTTAGTCCCATTTGTTCCTAGATCATTTGATATTTGGACTCTAGAAAAAGTGTCGATACTAATAGAAGAAATGAGGATAATTAATCCAAATTTAAGATCATTTTCTTTTCTCAATAAAGCTGATTTTAGTGGGCAAGATAATAACGAAGCTGCTGACTTTCTTAAGGAGAATAAAACGTTAGAGTTCATAGATATTTGCATAGGAAACAGAAAGTCGTTTCCAAATGCATCTTCAAAAGGATTAGCAATTACCGAAACAAAGCCTAAAGATGTAAAAGCTATACAAGAGTTTAATGATTTATTTAATTTTCTGGTTAGTATTAGTTTAGATTAA